From Eubacterium sp. 1001713B170207_170306_E7, one genomic window encodes:
- a CDS encoding M15 family metallopeptidase has translation MYELVTIRPDNFVDIAEYIPTIETDVKYYSGDNFVGERIEGYNAPIILVTRETAQALKTAQSKLMTKGYCLRIYDGYRPQRAVEHFLRWKDRPETGETKARHYPDLTRAEVFDEGFIAARSTHTRGSTVDLTVVDMRDGQALDMGGFFDYFEESSYSSYTDLSAVQSRNRMMLKYLMLSCGFEPFFQEWWHFTLSNEPYPNTYFDFEIQ, from the coding sequence ATGTATGAACTCGTAACAATACGTCCGGACAATTTTGTGGATATCGCGGAGTATATACCAACCATTGAAACAGACGTAAAGTATTATTCTGGGGATAATTTTGTAGGCGAACGCATCGAAGGCTACAACGCCCCGATTATTCTGGTAACCAGGGAGACAGCGCAGGCCCTGAAAACGGCTCAGAGCAAGCTGATGACCAAGGGATATTGCCTGCGGATATATGACGGATACCGCCCTCAAAGGGCTGTGGAGCATTTTTTGAGGTGGAAGGACAGACCGGAAACCGGTGAGACCAAGGCCCGCCATTACCCGGATTTAACCAGAGCAGAGGTCTTTGACGAAGGCTTTATCGCCGCCCGATCGACCCATACACGGGGCAGCACCGTGGATTTGACCGTGGTGGATATGCGGGATGGGCAGGCGCTGGACATGGGCGGCTTTTTCGACTATTTTGAGGAAAGCTCCTACAGCAGCTATACAGACCTTTCGGCTGTTCAGAGCCGTAACCGGATGATGCTGAAATATCTGATGCTGTCCTGCGGTTTTGAGCCGTTTTTTCAGGAGTGGTGGCACTTTACTCTGAGTAACGAGCCCTATCCCAATACGTATTTTGACTTTGAAATTCAATAG
- a CDS encoding MATE family efflux transporter, whose amino-acid sequence MDNERSTELGTMPVGRLMFKLALPAIVAQVINALYNIVDRMYIGHIEGVGPMALTGVGITFPIIMLITAFAAMVGMGGAPLAAIHLGEKNRDSAEGILGNAATLLLILSVALTAFFLIFQRPLLMAFGASENTIGHALQYMTIYLCGTIFVMVTLGLNSFINTQGFAKTGMLTVLIGAVLNIILDPVFIFVFGMGVRGAALATILSQAVSAIWVFHFLTGKKTIIKIKPSRMRLKKEYVVGIISLGISPFIMQSTESLLNITLNASLQFYGGDLAVGAMTIIGSISQLGLMPLMGLTQGGQPIISYNYGAKNYDRVRKAYHLMIAASFTLSMLIWAIVEFFPELVIAIFTTDPQLSSLTAWAIRIFMMCIGIMGLQTGCQQTFLSLGQAKVSVFLAMLRKLILLIPLILIIPRVTGLGMTGVFLAQPIADFIAVVTTVAVFAVKIRKIIPRPAKTA is encoded by the coding sequence ATGGACAATGAAAGAAGTACAGAGCTTGGAACCATGCCGGTCGGCCGGCTGATGTTTAAGCTGGCCCTGCCGGCCATTGTGGCCCAGGTGATCAATGCCCTTTACAACATTGTGGACCGTATGTACATCGGCCATATAGAAGGGGTTGGTCCCATGGCCCTGACTGGGGTGGGCATTACCTTTCCCATTATTATGCTGATCACCGCCTTTGCGGCGATGGTGGGTATGGGGGGCGCGCCGCTGGCCGCCATCCATCTTGGAGAAAAGAACCGGGACAGCGCAGAAGGGATTCTGGGAAACGCGGCGACACTGCTGCTGATTCTGTCTGTGGCGCTCACCGCCTTTTTTCTGATCTTTCAGCGGCCGCTGCTCATGGCCTTTGGCGCCAGTGAGAACACCATCGGGCACGCGCTGCAGTACATGACGATTTACCTGTGCGGGACAATTTTTGTAATGGTCACCCTGGGGTTAAATTCCTTTATCAATACACAGGGCTTTGCGAAAACCGGTATGCTGACCGTGCTGATCGGCGCGGTGCTGAACATTATTCTGGATCCGGTTTTTATTTTTGTGTTTGGAATGGGCGTGCGGGGCGCGGCGCTGGCCACCATTCTTTCCCAGGCCGTGTCGGCCATCTGGGTTTTCCACTTTTTAACCGGGAAGAAAACAATCATTAAAATAAAGCCGTCAAGGATGCGCCTGAAAAAAGAATATGTCGTAGGCATTATCTCATTGGGAATTTCCCCCTTTATCATGCAGTCCACCGAGAGCCTGCTCAACATTACCTTGAACGCATCGCTTCAGTTTTATGGCGGAGACCTGGCAGTGGGCGCCATGACCATCATCGGCAGTATCTCCCAGCTGGGGCTCATGCCGCTCATGGGCCTGACCCAGGGCGGGCAGCCCATTATTTCCTACAATTACGGGGCCAAAAACTATGACCGGGTGCGCAAGGCCTATCACCTGATGATCGCAGCCAGCTTTACCCTGTCCATGCTGATCTGGGCGATCGTGGAATTTTTTCCGGAGTTGGTCATCGCTATATTTACAACAGATCCGCAGCTTTCCAGCCTGACCGCCTGGGCGATCCGGATCTTTATGATGTGCATTGGCATTATGGGGCTGCAGACCGGGTGCCAGCAGACCTTTCTCTCATTGGGACAGGCCAAGGTCTCGGTCTTTCTGGCCATGCTGCGCAAGCTGATCCTGCTGATTCCGCTGATTCTGATCATCCCCCGGGTGACCGGCCTGGGAATGACCGGGGTCTTTCTGGCACAGCCCATCGCGGATTTTATCGCAGTGGTGACCACCGTGGCCGTGTTTGCCGTGAAGATCCGGAAGATTATCCCGAGGCCGGCCAAAACAGCTTAA
- a CDS encoding UPF0182 family protein, protein MKKGKKAFWTVVVAVVAILAILLSLNHFYVDYLWFSEMGYLNVFFKELITKAQIGVPVFVVLLVLLFFYLRFLKKISERYLGITHAVRTKREKTIGAVVSVVAAAVITGFIANSLWSEILQFTNATDFGSTDPLFGKDLSFYFFALPLLKGAYGVVMTCFFGMVILTLLYTVFVMYREKDFRIQTAQNMDDFKSGAKDIFTTFLTLASKQIGVFLGIFFLLLAFSSFISRYEMLYGGTGMVYGAGASDITIGMKVLYVKIALCLVLAVTSVIAGFRKNYKLMVAGPVLLIVVALLGGVGQAAYEYLSVVPNQYTKEAPYIEKNIASTQKAYGLDKVTIKDFSPTQDITAQDIQENEATISNIPINDQKPTKDMYNSLQGIRNYYKFYDVDVDRYFVDGKYTQVFLGTREMENSALPEDAKTWVNQHLKYTHGFGVAMSPVNKTNSVGQPELIVKDIPPVTDTQSLEIEQPRVYFGEGDYKYVVTNAANPEFDYPEGDDNKETYYEGTGGIKLSLLNRISFALYYGSPEMLLTSEITSDSKILINRNVMDRVSKIAPFLEYDNKPYMVLADGKQYWIVDGFTTSSKYPYSQPYDQTTGKNYIKNPVKVVVDAYNGDVSFYKVDDEPVLETYSKIFPGLVKDVSEMPTGLKEHIRYSKTLFDIQSDIYKTYHMSNPQVFYNREDQWETAKQFFGASKEEVPIDSSYTIMKLPDRQTEFMLTTTFTPRNKDNMIAWLAGVSDGEDYGQLLLYQFPKQQLVYGPMQIEQRIDQNTTISPQLTLLSQQGSTVLRGNLMTIPIEDAIIYVEPIYIQASAGENNLPEVKKVIVSYQNEIVMADSLNQALGQIFNYDAGEAPASANTAVSTATPNNNAATSAADLSIRANQLFQDAQNAQKSGDWAGYGSKLNELQDVLNQLQQVTGASQTQ, encoded by the coding sequence ATGAAAAAAGGAAAAAAAGCCTTCTGGACAGTCGTGGTGGCCGTGGTGGCCATTCTCGCGATACTTTTGTCCCTCAACCATTTTTACGTAGACTATCTCTGGTTTAGTGAAATGGGTTATCTCAACGTCTTTTTTAAGGAGCTGATCACCAAGGCGCAGATCGGCGTGCCCGTGTTTGTGGTGCTGCTGGTGCTGCTCTTCTTCTACCTGAGGTTCTTAAAAAAGATTTCGGAACGTTATCTGGGTATTACCCACGCCGTGCGAACAAAGCGGGAGAAAACCATCGGTGCGGTGGTCTCCGTGGTCGCGGCGGCTGTGATCACCGGCTTTATTGCCAACAGCCTGTGGTCTGAGATACTCCAGTTTACCAACGCCACAGATTTTGGGTCAACAGACCCGCTGTTTGGAAAGGACCTGTCCTTTTACTTCTTTGCGCTGCCGTTATTAAAGGGCGCTTACGGAGTGGTGATGACCTGCTTCTTCGGCATGGTTATTCTGACGCTTTTATACACGGTTTTTGTCATGTACCGGGAAAAGGATTTCCGGATTCAGACAGCCCAGAACATGGACGATTTTAAAAGCGGGGCCAAGGATATTTTTACCACCTTCCTGACCCTGGCGTCCAAGCAGATCGGGGTATTTTTGGGAATCTTCTTCCTGCTTCTGGCTTTCAGCAGCTTTATCAGCCGCTATGAAATGCTCTATGGCGGGACCGGGATGGTCTACGGCGCAGGCGCCTCGGATATTACCATTGGCATGAAGGTGCTCTATGTGAAGATCGCCCTGTGCCTGGTACTGGCAGTGACCTCTGTGATAGCAGGCTTCCGCAAGAATTACAAGTTGATGGTGGCCGGCCCGGTACTGCTGATCGTAGTGGCTCTGCTGGGCGGCGTGGGACAGGCGGCTTACGAGTACCTGTCCGTGGTGCCGAACCAGTATACCAAGGAAGCGCCCTACATTGAAAAGAATATCGCCAGCACGCAGAAAGCCTATGGGCTGGATAAGGTGACCATCAAGGATTTTTCACCGACCCAGGACATTACAGCCCAGGATATTCAGGAAAATGAGGCGACCATCAGCAATATCCCCATCAATGACCAGAAGCCGACCAAGGATATGTACAACTCCCTCCAGGGGATCCGAAACTATTACAAGTTCTATGACGTGGATGTGGACCGTTACTTTGTGGACGGAAAATACACCCAGGTGTTTCTGGGAACCCGCGAAATGGAAAACTCAGCCCTGCCGGAGGACGCAAAAACCTGGGTCAACCAGCATCTGAAATATACCCACGGCTTCGGCGTTGCCATGTCGCCGGTGAATAAAACCAATTCAGTGGGGCAGCCGGAGCTCATTGTCAAGGATATTCCGCCAGTAACCGATACCCAGAGTCTTGAGATTGAACAGCCGAGGGTTTACTTTGGCGAGGGCGACTACAAATATGTGGTGACCAACGCGGCCAATCCGGAATTTGACTATCCGGAAGGGGACGATAACAAGGAAACCTACTACGAAGGCACCGGCGGCATTAAGCTGTCACTGCTCAACCGGATCTCCTTTGCCCTGTACTACGGATCGCCTGAAATGCTGCTGACCAGTGAGATCACCTCAGACAGCAAGATTCTGATCAACCGGAATGTGATGGACCGCGTGTCCAAGATCGCGCCGTTTTTAGAGTATGACAACAAGCCGTATATGGTGCTGGCCGACGGCAAGCAGTACTGGATTGTGGACGGGTTTACCACGAGCAGCAAGTACCCCTACTCCCAGCCCTATGACCAGACCACTGGAAAGAACTACATCAAAAATCCGGTGAAGGTGGTTGTGGATGCCTACAACGGTGATGTGAGTTTCTACAAGGTAGATGACGAGCCAGTGCTGGAAACCTACAGCAAGATTTTCCCGGGGCTGGTCAAGGATGTCTCCGAAATGCCAACAGGGCTGAAGGAGCATATCCGCTATTCCAAGACCCTGTTTGACATTCAGTCCGACATTTATAAAACCTACCATATGAGCAATCCGCAGGTGTTCTACAACCGTGAGGACCAGTGGGAAACCGCCAAGCAGTTCTTTGGCGCGTCCAAGGAAGAAGTGCCCATTGACTCGTCCTATACGATCATGAAGCTGCCGGACCGCCAGACCGAGTTTATGCTGACCACCACCTTTACCCCCAGAAATAAGGACAACATGATTGCCTGGCTGGCCGGGGTATCGGACGGAGAGGACTACGGACAGCTTCTGCTGTACCAGTTCCCCAAACAGCAGCTGGTTTACGGCCCCATGCAGATCGAGCAGCGGATCGATCAGAATACCACCATATCACCGCAGCTGACACTGCTGAGCCAGCAGGGCTCCACCGTGCTGCGCGGCAACCTGATGACCATCCCCATTGAGGATGCCATCATCTACGTGGAACCGATCTATATCCAGGCCAGCGCAGGCGAGAATAACCTGCCAGAGGTCAAAAAGGTGATTGTGAGCTACCAGAATGAGATTGTCATGGCAGACTCGCTGAACCAGGCCCTCGGCCAGATTTTCAACTACGACGCGGGTGAGGCGCCGGCTTCGGCCAATACCGCCGTCTCCACCGCTACGCCGAACAACAACGCAGCGACCAGCGCGGCGGATCTGTCGATCCGGGCGAACCAGCTGTTCCAGGACGCACAGAACGCGCAGAAATCCGGCGACTGGGCAGGCTACGGCAGCAAGCTGAACGAGCTTCAGGATGTGCTGAACCAGCTTCAGCAGGTGACCGGAGCGTCACAGACACAATAA